One genomic window of Streptomyces spiramyceticus includes the following:
- a CDS encoding GNAT family N-acetyltransferase, with protein MQHPPEQTPQEQTEPDHRMRHAYPAHWEADVVLRDGGTARIRPITAADAQRLVSFYEQVSDESKYYRFFAPYPRLSDKDVHRFTHHDYVDRVGLAVTVGGEFIATVRYDRINAQGRPASGPDADQAEVAFLVQDAHQGRGVASALLEHIGAVARERGIRRFVAEVLPANAKMIKVFTDAGYTQKRSFEDGVVHLEFDLEPTDRSLAVQRAREQRAESRSVQRLLAPGAVAVIGAGRAPGGVGRTVLRNLLAAGFTGRTYAVNRAFPDGLTELDGVPAHRSVAGIDEAVDLAVVAVPAERVPEVVADCGEHGVQGLVVLSAGYAESGAAGRERQRELVRQARSYGMRIIGPNAFGIINTSDAVRLNASLAPEPPERGRIGLFTQSGAIGIALLSGLYRRGAGLASFISAGNRADVSGNDYLQYCYEDPDTDIVLLYLESIGNPRKFTRLARRTSAAKPVVVVKGARHSGSTPPGHAVPATRIPDATVSALFRQAGVIRVDTVTELVDAGLLLASQPLPMGPRVAILGNSESLGLLSYDACLAEGLRPLPPRDLTTAATPADFRAALAAALADAACDAVVVTAIPWVGENGAMESGDGEVLADALRAAAATGPAKPVAVVHVEIGGLAEALAAATSTAPPATPTAPPGERGPVAGHAAPGTDPVGADPAGAGPAPGSGSGLFSPPPRPFPAVTFAAPPREGESPQPAGPGAPPPQPDVDADTAAPAPGDGPAVPPGEAAPSGAAQGTDTGTGPLAGGTTPSGPSDGPAVSLGEAAPSVSGSDGQGGGNGAARRGIPAYPAAERAVRALAEAVRYAQWRRQAADPGRVPQYDDIDEAGAAAQIDALLREGADPRGMPLTGEAARELLGRYGIDVRPILPAPGPDAAATAAQRLGYPVALKTTAAHLRHRPDLGGVRLDLANERELRRAFAELTDVLGKPEELQPVVQAMAPRGVDTVVRATIDAAAGAVLSFGLAGAASELLGDTAHRLVPATDRDAAELIRSIRTAPLLFGWRGSAPVDTAALEELLLRVSRLVDDHPEVVGVALEPVVVAPRGLSVLGAAVRLAPPPARDDVGPRRLPSY; from the coding sequence ATGCAGCACCCGCCGGAGCAGACCCCGCAGGAGCAGACCGAGCCGGATCACCGCATGCGCCATGCCTACCCGGCCCACTGGGAAGCCGATGTCGTGCTGCGCGACGGAGGTACGGCGCGGATCCGCCCGATCACCGCCGCCGACGCGCAGCGCCTGGTCAGCTTCTACGAGCAGGTGTCGGACGAGTCGAAGTACTACCGCTTCTTCGCTCCGTACCCCCGCCTCTCGGACAAGGACGTCCACCGCTTCACCCACCACGACTACGTGGACCGCGTGGGGCTCGCCGTCACGGTCGGCGGCGAGTTCATCGCCACCGTCCGGTACGACCGCATCAACGCCCAGGGCCGCCCCGCCTCGGGCCCCGACGCCGACCAGGCGGAAGTCGCCTTCCTCGTCCAGGACGCGCACCAGGGCCGCGGCGTTGCCTCCGCCCTCCTCGAACACATCGGCGCCGTCGCCCGCGAGCGCGGCATCCGGCGCTTCGTGGCGGAAGTACTGCCTGCCAACGCCAAGATGATCAAGGTCTTCACGGACGCGGGCTACACCCAGAAGCGCAGCTTCGAGGACGGCGTCGTACACCTCGAATTCGACCTGGAGCCGACCGACCGCTCCCTCGCCGTCCAGCGCGCCCGCGAGCAGCGCGCCGAGTCCCGCTCCGTGCAGCGCCTCCTCGCCCCCGGCGCTGTCGCCGTGATCGGCGCCGGGCGCGCGCCGGGCGGTGTGGGCCGAACGGTCCTGCGGAACCTGCTCGCCGCCGGGTTCACCGGGCGTACGTACGCCGTGAACCGCGCCTTCCCCGACGGCCTCACCGAGCTCGACGGCGTCCCTGCGCACCGCTCCGTCGCCGGGATCGACGAGGCCGTCGACCTCGCCGTCGTCGCCGTTCCGGCCGAGCGGGTGCCGGAGGTCGTCGCCGACTGCGGGGAGCACGGCGTCCAGGGTCTCGTCGTCCTGTCCGCCGGGTACGCCGAGAGCGGTGCGGCGGGCCGGGAGCGGCAGCGGGAACTCGTGCGCCAGGCCCGCTCGTACGGCATGCGCATCATCGGCCCCAACGCCTTCGGCATCATCAACACCTCCGACGCCGTACGCCTCAACGCCTCCCTCGCGCCGGAGCCGCCCGAGCGCGGCCGCATCGGCCTGTTCACGCAGTCCGGTGCGATCGGCATCGCGCTGCTCTCCGGGCTCTACCGGCGTGGCGCGGGCCTGGCGTCGTTCATCTCGGCAGGGAACCGCGCGGACGTCTCCGGCAACGACTACCTCCAGTACTGCTACGAGGACCCGGACACCGACATCGTCCTGCTCTACCTCGAATCGATCGGCAACCCGCGCAAGTTCACCCGCCTCGCGCGACGGACCTCGGCCGCGAAGCCGGTCGTCGTAGTGAAGGGCGCGCGGCACAGTGGCAGCACGCCGCCGGGGCACGCGGTGCCGGCCACGCGGATCCCGGACGCGACGGTCTCGGCGCTGTTCCGCCAGGCGGGGGTCATCCGCGTCGACACGGTCACGGAGCTCGTCGACGCGGGGCTGCTGCTGGCCTCCCAGCCGCTGCCCATGGGGCCGCGCGTCGCGATCCTCGGCAACTCCGAGTCCCTCGGCCTCCTCTCGTACGACGCCTGCCTCGCCGAAGGGCTGCGCCCGTTGCCGCCCCGCGACCTGACGACTGCCGCGACCCCGGCGGACTTCCGGGCGGCCTTGGCGGCCGCTCTCGCGGACGCGGCGTGCGATGCGGTCGTCGTGACCGCGATTCCCTGGGTGGGGGAGAACGGCGCCATGGAATCGGGCGACGGCGAGGTCCTGGCCGATGCGCTGCGCGCGGCGGCGGCCACGGGGCCGGCGAAGCCGGTGGCGGTGGTCCACGTGGAGATCGGCGGGCTGGCCGAAGCCCTGGCCGCCGCGACCAGCACGGCTCCCCCTGCGACGCCGACCGCGCCGCCGGGGGAGCGTGGCCCGGTGGCGGGGCATGCCGCCCCCGGGACCGACCCGGTGGGGGCTGACCCTGCCGGGGCCGGTCCGGCGCCGGGGTCGGGGTCGGGGCTGTTTTCTCCCCCGCCCCGTCCCTTCCCGGCCGTGACATTTGCGGCTCCGCCGCGTGAGGGGGAAAGCCCCCAGCCCGCCGGACCAGGCGCCCCGCCCCCACAGCCCGATGTCGACGCCGACACCGCAGCCCCGGCCCCGGGCGACGGGCCCGCCGTGCCGCCCGGCGAAGCCGCCCCTTCCGGAGCGGCACAGGGCACGGATACGGGTACCGGACCACTGGCCGGCGGTACGACCCCCTCGGGTCCGAGTGATGGGCCCGCTGTATCGCTGGGCGAGGCTGCCCCTTCCGTCAGTGGCTCTGACGGGCAGGGCGGTGGCAATGGGGCTGCCCGCCGGGGTATCCCCGCCTATCCCGCCGCCGAGCGTGCCGTGCGGGCGCTTGCCGAGGCCGTCAGGTACGCGCAGTGGCGACGGCAGGCCGCCGACCCGGGGCGCGTGCCGCAGTACGACGACATCGACGAAGCCGGCGCCGCCGCGCAGATCGATGCCCTCCTGAGGGAAGGTGCCGACCCCCGCGGCATGCCCCTGACCGGCGAAGCCGCCCGCGAGCTCCTCGGCCGGTACGGCATCGACGTACGGCCGATCCTCCCCGCCCCGGGCCCCGACGCCGCTGCCACGGCCGCTCAGCGGCTCGGCTACCCCGTCGCCCTCAAGACCACCGCCGCGCACCTCCGCCACCGCCCGGACCTCGGCGGCGTACGGCTCGATCTCGCCAATGAAAGGGAACTGCGTCGGGCCTTCGCCGAGTTGACCGACGTCCTGGGCAAGCCCGAGGAGCTCCAGCCCGTCGTCCAGGCCATGGCCCCCCGCGGCGTCGACACCGTCGTACGGGCCACCATCGACGCCGCCGCCGGAGCCGTGTTGTCCTTCGGGCTCGCGGGGGCCGCCTCCGAACTGCTCGGCGACACCGCGCACCGGCTCGTCCCGGCGACCGACCGGGACGCCGCCGAACTGATCAGGTCGATCCGGACCGCCCCACTCCTCTTCGGCTGGCGAGGCTCCGCGCCCGTCGACACCGCCGCCCTCGAAGAGCTCCTGCTGCGCGTATCGCGACTGGTCGACGATCACCCCGAGGTCGTCGGAGTCGCTCTCGAACCCGTGGTCGTCGCCCCGCGCGGCCTGTCCGTACTCGGCGCGGCCGTACGTCTCGCACCACCACCCGCACGCGACGACGTCGGCCCCCGTCGCCTCCCCAGTTACTGA
- a CDS encoding DUF5998 family protein, which translates to MAKTGTTTQGLRAAIERSGYYPALVAEAVEAAVGGEPVSSYLVHQETTFDSNEVRRHVTVLVLTGNRFIVSHTDEQAADTTSPTPYATTSTESVKLDRISSVVVSRVVANPEKYVPGTLPREVVLTIGWGAVSRIDLEPAACGDPNCEADHGYTGNSTADDLSLRVSEAGDGPDAVRQTLAFAQSLSEATAAADR; encoded by the coding sequence ATGGCGAAGACCGGTACGACGACCCAGGGGCTGCGCGCGGCGATCGAGCGCAGCGGCTACTACCCGGCCCTTGTGGCCGAAGCGGTGGAGGCCGCTGTCGGCGGCGAGCCGGTCTCTTCATACCTCGTGCACCAGGAGACGACTTTCGACTCCAACGAGGTACGCCGTCACGTCACCGTCCTCGTCCTCACCGGCAACCGCTTCATCGTGAGCCACACCGACGAGCAGGCGGCCGACACCACGTCCCCGACGCCGTACGCCACCACCTCCACCGAGTCGGTCAAGCTCGACCGGATCTCGTCGGTCGTGGTGAGCCGCGTCGTGGCCAACCCCGAGAAGTACGTGCCGGGCACGCTGCCCCGCGAGGTCGTCCTGACCATCGGCTGGGGCGCCGTCTCCCGCATCGACCTGGAGCCCGCCGCCTGCGGCGACCCCAACTGCGAGGCGGACCACGGCTACACCGGCAACAGCACCGCCGACGACCTGAGCCTGCGCGTCAGCGAGGCCGGCGACGGCCCGGACGCCGTCCGCCAGACCCTCGCCTTCGCCCAGTCGCTCTCCGAAGCGACCGCCGCGGCCGACCGCTGA